A section of the Pediococcus inopinatus genome encodes:
- the asnB gene encoding asparagine synthase (glutamine-hydrolyzing) — MCGFAGCLTDRSLTEKATYDQTVHTMTKMLVHRGPDDSGYFSDDHITMGFRRLSIIDLDGGHQPLSYDDERYWLTFNGEIYNFIELRENLIKEGYSFKTKSDSEVILALYAKYHSDATKYLRGMFAFVIWDKKEQTLFAARDQFGIKPFYYAIQDDNFFYASESKAIYKILKSKTFDEDALQDYMTFQFVPEPETLTHEIQMLAPGCTLTKKLGEAPVINRYFHREFHPVIKPEADYVKSVRDVLIDSVKMHMRSDVPVGSFLSGGIDSSIIVAIAKNFNPHLETISVGFEREGYSELDVAQETAEKLDVKNYSMIITPEEFMKIFPNFVFSMDDPLADPAAVPQYFLAKEAVKHVKVALTGEGADELFGGYTIYHEPESLRAFKYTRPINSALNHLARLIPEGVKGRSFLMRGTTPLEDRYVGNAFIFNETEKHAFFKNYDNKHPFQTITKPFYAESKAYDPITQMQFIDMHTWLNGDLLHNADRTTMAHSLELRTPFVDREVYKVASTIPADLRIAHGTTKYILRKAAEGIVPDHVLNRKKLGFPVPIRFWLKDEMYDWARSIINESQTGQYLNKDYFLKLLEDHRNGVRDNSRKLWAVLTFMTWYRLYVEAPVFEQPKELLK, encoded by the coding sequence ATGTGTGGATTCGCAGGTTGTTTAACAGACCGTTCTCTAACTGAAAAAGCTACTTATGATCAAACTGTCCATACCATGACAAAGATGTTGGTACATCGTGGACCGGATGACAGTGGTTATTTTTCAGATGATCACATTACCATGGGCTTTCGTCGCCTAAGTATTATCGATTTGGATGGTGGTCATCAGCCACTTTCTTACGATGACGAACGTTACTGGTTAACTTTTAATGGCGAAATTTATAATTTTATCGAATTACGTGAAAACCTCATTAAAGAGGGTTACTCATTTAAAACAAAATCAGATTCAGAAGTTATCTTAGCTTTATACGCAAAATACCATTCTGATGCGACTAAATATTTACGAGGCATGTTTGCCTTTGTCATCTGGGATAAAAAGGAACAAACCCTTTTTGCAGCCCGAGATCAATTTGGCATTAAACCTTTCTACTACGCTATTCAAGATGATAACTTTTTCTACGCGTCCGAAAGTAAAGCCATTTACAAAATTTTGAAATCAAAAACATTTGATGAGGATGCGCTACAAGATTACATGACTTTCCAATTTGTTCCCGAACCAGAAACGCTTACTCATGAAATTCAGATGTTAGCTCCAGGTTGTACGCTAACTAAAAAATTAGGCGAAGCACCTGTTATTAACCGCTATTTCCACCGCGAGTTTCATCCTGTAATTAAGCCGGAAGCGGATTATGTCAAAAGTGTCCGTGATGTGCTGATCGATTCCGTTAAAATGCATATGCGTTCCGATGTGCCAGTCGGCTCCTTTTTATCCGGTGGAATCGATTCTTCAATCATTGTGGCCATCGCCAAAAATTTCAATCCCCACTTGGAAACCATCTCAGTTGGCTTTGAACGAGAAGGTTACAGTGAATTAGATGTTGCCCAAGAAACAGCCGAAAAATTGGATGTAAAAAATTACAGCATGATCATTACGCCGGAAGAATTTATGAAGATCTTTCCTAACTTTGTCTTTAGTATGGATGATCCGTTGGCTGATCCGGCTGCTGTCCCTCAATATTTCTTGGCCAAAGAAGCCGTTAAACACGTTAAAGTTGCTCTAACTGGTGAAGGCGCTGATGAGTTATTTGGTGGCTATACTATTTATCACGAGCCAGAATCTCTGCGGGCATTCAAATATACACGCCCCATCAATTCCGCCCTCAACCATTTGGCAAGATTAATTCCTGAAGGTGTTAAAGGTCGCTCATTTCTGATGCGGGGAACCACCCCACTGGAAGATCGGTACGTGGGCAATGCATTTATTTTTAATGAAACGGAAAAACATGCTTTCTTTAAAAATTATGACAACAAACACCCATTTCAGACAATTACGAAACCTTTCTATGCGGAATCTAAAGCATATGATCCCATCACCCAAATGCAGTTCATTGATATGCACACGTGGCTAAATGGTGATTTGTTGCACAATGCCGATCGGACCACGATGGCTCACAGCTTGGAATTGCGGACACCTTTCGTTGATCGTGAGGTTTACAAAGTCGCTTCAACCATCCCTGCTGATTTACGAATTGCCCACGGCACGACCAAGTACATTTTACGAAAAGCGGCCGAAGGAATCGTTCCTGACCACGTTTTAAACCGTAAAAAACTCGGCTTTCCAGTTCCTATTCGCTTTTGGTTAAAAGACGAAATGTACGACTGGGCACGTTCAATTATCAATGAATCACAAACTGGCCAATACCTTAATAAAGATTATTTCTTGAAATTATTAGAAGACCATCGTAATGGCGTTCGCGATAATTCACGGAAATTATGGGCTGTTTTAACCTTCATGACCTGGTACCGCCTTTATGTGGAAGCCCCCGTATTTGAACAACCTAAGGAGTTGTTAAAGTAA
- a CDS encoding NADPH-dependent F420 reductase, giving the protein MMTIKRVGIIGAGKVGIVLAVLALNAGYEVRISGSGSVEKIALTIKTLVPGAIASENKDVVANSDIIILAIPLSRYKNIDADLLKDKLVIDATNYWWETDGIREEVLDADSTSSEQVQAYFKHATIVKTFNHMGYHNLQEEAASKNSSKRKALFVTGNNHEAVDKVAQFVESMGFDQVVHYNLADGIMTEPGSPLFGASLTYQDLKQTIDHFDQTEFGKKIAASKLN; this is encoded by the coding sequence ATCATGACAATCAAACGAGTTGGTATTATTGGTGCCGGTAAAGTCGGGATTGTTCTAGCCGTACTTGCTTTAAACGCCGGTTATGAGGTCCGAATTTCTGGTTCCGGATCAGTCGAAAAAATTGCGCTCACAATTAAAACACTGGTTCCTGGTGCGATTGCTTCGGAAAATAAAGATGTGGTTGCTAACAGCGACATTATTATCTTGGCCATTCCCCTAAGCCGATATAAAAATATTGATGCTGATCTGCTTAAAGATAAATTAGTTATCGATGCCACAAACTACTGGTGGGAAACTGATGGGATTCGTGAGGAAGTTTTGGATGCTGATTCAACTTCCAGTGAACAAGTCCAGGCTTATTTTAAGCATGCAACCATCGTCAAAACTTTTAATCACATGGGCTATCATAATCTGCAAGAAGAAGCTGCTTCGAAAAATTCTTCTAAACGCAAAGCTTTATTTGTAACCGGAAATAATCACGAAGCGGTTGACAAAGTTGCTCAATTTGTTGAATCCATGGGTTTTGATCAAGTTGTCCATTATAACCTTGCTGATGGTATTATGACCGAGCCCGGCAGTCCCTTGTTTGGGGCTAGTTTAACCTATCAAGATCTCAAACAAACTATTGACCATTTTGATCAAACTGAATTCGGTAAAAAAATTGCCGCATCAAAATTAAATTAA
- the nagA gene encoding N-acetylglucosamine-6-phosphate deacetylase, with translation MSTVLKHATIYTGLEKIDDGFIRFNKQIEAVGPMSEFRPLPDDEIHFAAETIVTPGFIDVHSHGGYGFDAMDGDADQINEMVTKMTRTEGITTYFCTTMTQSNENIDHAMKGVTKAAAVNPVIKGVHLEGPFISATFKGAQPEQYIKDPDTKLLEQWNKSANGLVKLITMAPEDKGADEFESYCLAHGIVPSVGHSNAKRADLLNSKVSHGTHLYNAQREWKHREPGVTGHVMLEDNIYAELICDGFHIVPDMLRLAYEVKGPERIELVTDSMRSKGMPEGESELGGQKVYVKDKQARLADGTLAGSVLEFTDAFKNAMKFMGCSIEDAVQMSSVNQANEFGLDSKGTLEVGKDADLNLFDDNLNKLATYSYGREFSNSDK, from the coding sequence ATGAGTACTGTATTGAAACATGCCACAATTTATACTGGTTTAGAAAAAATTGATGATGGATTCATTCGTTTTAACAAACAAATTGAAGCCGTTGGACCAATGAGCGAATTCCGACCATTGCCAGATGATGAAATCCATTTTGCTGCAGAAACGATTGTGACACCTGGATTTATCGATGTTCACAGTCATGGTGGCTATGGTTTCGATGCCATGGATGGTGACGCAGACCAAATTAATGAAATGGTTACTAAGATGACACGCACAGAAGGAATTACCACTTATTTCTGTACAACCATGACGCAATCTAATGAAAATATTGATCATGCGATGAAAGGGGTGACCAAGGCTGCTGCGGTTAATCCCGTTATCAAAGGTGTGCATTTGGAAGGCCCATTCATTTCAGCTACTTTCAAAGGCGCTCAACCAGAACAATACATTAAAGATCCTGATACTAAGTTATTAGAACAATGGAACAAGTCAGCAAATGGCTTAGTTAAATTAATCACTATGGCTCCTGAAGATAAGGGTGCTGATGAATTTGAATCTTACTGTTTAGCACATGGCATTGTGCCATCAGTTGGTCATAGTAATGCCAAACGAGCAGATTTATTAAATAGTAAAGTCAGTCACGGAACTCATTTATACAATGCCCAACGTGAGTGGAAACATCGTGAACCAGGTGTGACTGGTCATGTAATGTTAGAAGATAACATCTATGCAGAATTAATTTGTGATGGATTCCATATTGTTCCTGACATGTTGCGTTTAGCATACGAAGTTAAGGGACCAGAGCGAATTGAATTGGTTACAGATTCAATGCGGTCAAAAGGCATGCCAGAAGGCGAAAGTGAACTTGGCGGTCAAAAAGTTTATGTTAAAGACAAGCAGGCTCGTTTAGCTGATGGCACTTTAGCAGGATCTGTCCTTGAATTTACGGATGCTTTCAAGAACGCAATGAAATTCATGGGATGCAGTATTGAAGACGCCGTTCAAATGAGTTCTGTAAACCAAGCTAATGAATTTGGTTTGGACAGTAAGGGAACCCTTGAAGTTGGTAAGGATGCTGATTTAAACTTGTTTGACGATAACTTGAACAAATTAGCAACTTACAGTTATGGACGCGAATTTTCAAATTCAGATAAATAA
- a CDS encoding UDP-N-acetylmuramoyl-L-alanyl-D-glutamate--2,6-diaminopimelate ligase: MKVTKLINSLKFKQVKPAITSDFDVTMLTQDTREVQPGAMFIAVDGYHVDGHKLAPQAVEKGAAIIVAQKRIDVSVPVIYVQNTERAMAILADVFYQAPSQSMRMIGVTGTNGKTTVTHLIEQIYRDQHQATGLIGTMYRKIKDEVLPTNNTTPDAITTQRTLAKMHQANVETVAMEVSSIALDLGRVWGIDFDIAVFTNLTRDHLDFHKTMENYIHAKSLLFSQLGNKYTADGTSKVAVLNTDDPVGREFEQYTAAHVLTYGLNSDAMIHAQNVQIFRHGTEFDLVVFGEITHVTMKLIGQFNVYNMLAAFAAAYASGLPKDQIIQSLEKVTGVKGRFQSIPSDTGVRVIVDYSHTPDSLLNALKTINTFAEKDVYCIIGCGGDRDHGKREQMAKIAVQDSTKPIFTSDNPRTEDPEAILKDMIAGVPDANVPVYVDRREAIQEAVKDAKPGDVILIAGKGHEDYQIIGNTKHHFDDSEEAAKALALKPVLTKKLV, encoded by the coding sequence ATGAAAGTTACCAAATTAATTAACAGTTTAAAATTCAAACAGGTTAAGCCAGCAATTACCAGTGATTTCGACGTCACTATGCTGACACAAGATACCCGTGAAGTGCAACCCGGCGCAATGTTTATCGCCGTGGATGGCTATCATGTGGACGGCCACAAACTAGCTCCTCAAGCTGTTGAAAAAGGTGCTGCAATCATTGTTGCCCAAAAACGGATCGACGTTTCTGTTCCTGTTATTTACGTTCAAAATACCGAACGGGCCATGGCAATTCTAGCGGATGTCTTTTATCAAGCTCCTAGTCAGTCAATGCGTATGATTGGTGTGACCGGTACAAACGGCAAAACAACCGTTACCCACTTGATCGAACAAATTTATCGCGACCAGCACCAAGCAACCGGTCTTATTGGGACAATGTATCGTAAAATTAAGGATGAAGTTCTTCCAACCAATAATACAACTCCGGATGCAATTACCACACAACGTACCTTAGCCAAGATGCACCAAGCAAATGTTGAAACGGTCGCAATGGAAGTTTCCTCAATTGCGTTAGATCTTGGGCGCGTGTGGGGCATTGATTTTGACATCGCAGTGTTCACTAATCTTACTCGTGATCATCTGGATTTTCACAAAACTATGGAAAATTACATTCACGCCAAAAGTCTCTTATTTTCCCAGTTAGGAAATAAGTATACTGCTGATGGTACAAGCAAAGTGGCTGTTTTGAACACAGATGATCCTGTAGGCCGGGAGTTTGAACAGTATACGGCGGCTCACGTGTTAACCTATGGCTTAAATTCTGACGCGATGATTCACGCTCAAAATGTGCAGATTTTCAGGCACGGTACGGAATTTGACCTAGTAGTTTTTGGTGAAATTACGCATGTCACAATGAAATTAATTGGACAGTTTAACGTTTATAATATGTTGGCTGCATTTGCGGCTGCTTATGCTAGTGGTTTGCCTAAGGATCAGATTATCCAGTCTCTAGAAAAAGTTACTGGCGTCAAAGGCCGTTTTCAATCCATCCCCTCAGATACGGGTGTGCGAGTAATTGTAGACTACTCGCACACCCCAGACAGTCTTTTAAACGCGCTGAAAACTATTAATACGTTTGCTGAAAAAGATGTTTATTGCATCATCGGTTGCGGTGGTGATCGGGACCATGGCAAACGTGAACAGATGGCAAAAATTGCGGTTCAGGATAGTACCAAACCAATATTCACTTCTGATAATCCCCGAACAGAGGACCCAGAAGCCATTCTTAAGGATATGATTGCCGGGGTTCCTGATGCCAATGTCCCAGTGTATGTAGATCGTCGTGAAGCCATTCAAGAGGCTGTTAAGGATGCTAAACCTGGCGATGTTATTTTAATTGCTGGAAAAGGCCACGAAGATTATCAAATTATTGGTAACACCAAGCACCACTTTGACGATAGCGAGGAAGCTGCAAAAGCCCTCGCGTTGAAACCAGTGTTGACTAAAAAATTAGTTTAA
- a CDS encoding GntR family transcriptional regulator: MGSPIYIQIHNEIKRSIEAGKWAVGDRIPAERDLSDQFGVSRMTLRQAIQTLVDEGILERRVGSGTFVANQKVQEKMSGVTSFTDLMLAQGKKPSSKTISYHASQPSMSESEKLELGDGELVLRMERIRYADGLPICFETATVPEKLVKDFSKAEVTSSLYGTLEKKAGLVPGKATQTVSAMLASEKISEYLSVKRGDAILRLRQVSYLQDGKPFEYVRTQYVGERFEFYLNR; this comes from the coding sequence GTGGGATCTCCCATTTATATTCAAATTCATAATGAAATAAAACGATCAATTGAGGCTGGAAAATGGGCCGTTGGCGATCGAATTCCAGCAGAGCGTGACCTATCTGATCAGTTTGGCGTGAGCCGGATGACCTTACGACAGGCCATTCAAACCTTGGTGGACGAAGGTATTTTAGAACGCCGTGTGGGTTCAGGGACATTTGTGGCTAATCAAAAGGTGCAAGAAAAAATGTCTGGTGTCACAAGTTTCACGGACTTAATGCTCGCCCAGGGGAAAAAGCCTTCTAGTAAGACAATTTCATACCATGCCAGCCAGCCTTCTATGAGCGAGAGCGAGAAGCTGGAATTAGGCGACGGTGAGTTAGTTTTGCGAATGGAACGAATTCGCTATGCTGATGGGTTACCAATTTGTTTTGAAACAGCGACAGTCCCAGAAAAGCTGGTTAAGGATTTCAGTAAAGCAGAAGTGACAAGCTCGCTTTATGGAACCTTGGAGAAAAAAGCTGGGTTAGTTCCGGGGAAAGCTACGCAAACGGTATCGGCAATGTTAGCTTCAGAAAAGATTTCTGAGTATCTCTCGGTCAAACGTGGGGATGCGATCTTACGGTTGCGTCAAGTTTCTTATTTACAAGATGGTAAACCGTTTGAGTACGTGCGTACCCAATATGTGGGCGAACGTTTCGAATTCTACTTAAATCGTTAA
- the dapG gene encoding aspartate kinase, with protein MDIIVQKFGGSSVKDESARLKALKHVKAAVQQGNKVIVVVSAFRSHETPYATDALLNLVHAEQTNLTNRELDMLMSVGETISATVFTELALEQGLKAMTLTGHDAGIITNDEFQNAKILKVDPQPIQGAFQTADVVVVTGFQGATKDGRITTIGRGGSDVSATILGAALNATRVDIFTDVDGIMTADPRLVTHARCLKTISYEELANMAVNGARVIHPRAVEIAKQANLTMRIRATYQQPTELGTLVTNHAASVKHYRSVTGIAHQTDLTQFSVSTDKVSSAEIFQLLAAHQLSIDFINISNHQVVFNLVNGDAPLAETVFKKSEIIYQIVSDCAKVAVVGAGISGTPGITARIVTTLAANHIHILQSTDSYTTIWILVKQTDLKTALNVLHDEFLGAYQQGKV; from the coding sequence ATAGATATAATCGTACAAAAATTTGGTGGGTCCTCTGTTAAAGACGAGTCAGCCAGACTCAAAGCGTTAAAACATGTGAAAGCAGCTGTCCAACAAGGCAATAAAGTTATTGTGGTTGTCTCTGCGTTTAGAAGTCACGAGACTCCTTATGCCACTGACGCGCTTTTAAACTTGGTTCATGCTGAACAAACTAACCTTACAAATCGGGAACTCGACATGTTAATGTCCGTTGGTGAAACTATTTCTGCGACTGTCTTTACCGAACTCGCCTTAGAACAAGGGCTAAAAGCGATGACGCTGACGGGCCATGATGCGGGAATTATCACAAATGATGAATTTCAGAATGCCAAGATTTTAAAAGTTGATCCCCAACCTATTCAGGGCGCGTTTCAAACCGCGGATGTTGTGGTCGTTACTGGTTTTCAGGGTGCGACAAAGGACGGCCGCATCACAACGATTGGTCGCGGGGGCTCTGATGTATCTGCTACAATTTTAGGTGCTGCCTTAAATGCCACTCGAGTTGATATTTTTACAGATGTTGACGGGATTATGACGGCTGACCCGCGCTTGGTCACCCATGCTCGCTGTCTTAAAACCATCAGCTACGAAGAGCTTGCCAACATGGCAGTGAACGGTGCGCGTGTGATTCATCCCCGGGCTGTTGAAATTGCAAAACAAGCTAACTTAACCATGCGGATTCGTGCTACTTATCAGCAGCCGACTGAATTAGGAACTTTAGTGACTAACCACGCTGCATCTGTAAAACACTACCGTTCTGTGACTGGGATTGCCCATCAAACCGATCTCACGCAATTTTCCGTTTCAACTGACAAAGTTTCATCTGCCGAAATTTTTCAACTGCTCGCAGCTCACCAATTAAGTATCGATTTTATCAATATTTCCAATCATCAAGTTGTGTTCAACTTAGTCAACGGTGATGCCCCGCTTGCAGAAACTGTCTTTAAAAAGTCAGAGATTATCTATCAGATCGTTTCAGATTGTGCAAAGGTGGCGGTGGTTGGGGCTGGAATATCTGGCACACCAGGAATTACTGCTCGCATTGTAACGACTTTGGCCGCCAACCATATTCATATTTTGCAATCTACCGATAGCTACACGACCATTTGGATACTAGTCAAACAAACAGATCTAAAAACGGCCTTAAACGTTCTCCACGATGAATTTTTAGGCGCTTATCAACAAGGAAAAGTTTAA
- a CDS encoding LLM class flavin-dependent oxidoreductase, producing the protein MVDVNKLEFGIETFGDIVANEDGSLKSAAESIRQIIHEGEIADQYGINVIGVGEHHRPDYSVSSPETVLAAIASVTKNIKLATAVTVLSSDDPVRVYERFATLDGLSNGRAQVMLGRGSFTESFPLFGYDLTDYDDLFNEKLELYKQLRTEKAVTWSGKFRPALKDQEVYPKTEHGELETYIGIGGSPESIIRAARFGYKVILAIIGGQADRFKPYIDLYHEAAKKLNMPEYPVAVHSHGFIADDEDEAVEVAFENIKANFDRIGLTHGWAPMSREQFDGETKNGSFYVGTPEVVAQRIARTIDLLGLGRFDLVYGAGNQTVAQRERMIELFGTKVIPRVKEILLEKEAAKS; encoded by the coding sequence ATGGTAGACGTAAATAAATTAGAATTCGGTATTGAAACTTTTGGCGATATCGTTGCCAATGAAGATGGTAGTTTAAAGTCAGCAGCAGAGTCAATTCGACAAATTATTCACGAAGGTGAAATTGCCGATCAGTACGGCATCAACGTAATCGGTGTTGGTGAACATCATCGCCCAGATTACAGTGTCTCTAGTCCTGAAACAGTACTCGCAGCCATTGCATCAGTTACTAAAAATATTAAATTAGCCACTGCCGTTACTGTATTAAGTTCCGATGATCCAGTTCGCGTTTATGAGCGTTTTGCCACATTAGATGGGTTGTCCAATGGTCGCGCACAGGTTATGCTCGGTCGTGGTTCATTTACTGAGTCGTTTCCTTTATTTGGTTATGATTTAACCGACTACGATGATCTTTTCAATGAAAAACTAGAACTCTATAAACAATTACGAACAGAAAAAGCCGTGACTTGGTCTGGTAAATTCCGTCCTGCTTTAAAAGATCAGGAAGTTTATCCAAAAACTGAACATGGCGAATTAGAAACCTATATCGGAATTGGCGGTTCCCCAGAGTCAATTATCCGAGCAGCTCGTTTCGGCTATAAAGTTATTCTGGCCATTATCGGTGGGCAAGCCGATCGCTTCAAACCTTATATTGATCTTTACCACGAAGCAGCTAAAAAACTCAATATGCCAGAATATCCAGTTGCCGTTCATTCTCACGGCTTTATTGCTGACGACGAAGATGAAGCTGTCGAAGTCGCTTTTGAAAACATCAAAGCTAATTTTGATCGGATTGGTTTAACCCACGGATGGGCCCCAATGAGTCGCGAACAGTTTGATGGTGAAACTAAAAATGGTTCGTTTTATGTTGGCACCCCTGAAGTGGTTGCACAACGAATCGCTAGGACAATTGATTTACTTGGTTTAGGCCGCTTCGATTTGGTTTATGGTGCCGGTAATCAGACCGTGGCCCAACGAGAACGAATGATTGAACTCTTTGGTACTAAAGTTATTCCGCGAGTTAAAGAAATCTTGCTCGAAAAGGAGGCCGCAAAATCATGA
- a CDS encoding WecB/TagA/CpsF family glycosyltransferase → MNKPFSSIEILGIPFANTTRDQFVNQLQKRINHHENTFVVTANPEIVMYAQKEPNYQKLILTADYISPDGIGIVRASHTLKTPLSERIPGYDIFMDLLNWASQNQKKVYFLGAKPQVIQQLKLKLTKDFPGLKLVGAHDGYFKSETEIVATIEKQQPDIIFVATGFPNQEKFIARNRHLTKGLWMGVGGSFDVFVGAVKRAPKWWQTHHLEWFYRLVTDPRRLKRQLIIPQFMWKIHQLKK, encoded by the coding sequence ATGAATAAGCCATTTTCTAGCATCGAAATTCTAGGCATTCCATTCGCAAACACCACCCGTGATCAATTTGTGAATCAGTTACAAAAGCGAATTAATCACCACGAAAACACGTTCGTAGTTACCGCGAATCCCGAAATTGTGATGTACGCACAAAAAGAACCAAATTATCAAAAATTGATTTTAACGGCTGATTATATCTCACCAGATGGTATCGGCATTGTGAGGGCTTCTCATACGTTAAAGACTCCCCTCTCAGAACGGATTCCGGGCTACGACATTTTTATGGACCTTTTGAATTGGGCAAGTCAGAATCAAAAAAAGGTTTACTTTCTGGGAGCAAAGCCACAGGTTATTCAACAACTTAAATTAAAATTGACGAAAGATTTCCCTGGATTGAAACTCGTTGGCGCGCATGATGGCTATTTTAAATCAGAAACAGAAATCGTTGCGACAATCGAAAAGCAACAACCAGACATTATTTTTGTGGCCACAGGATTTCCTAATCAAGAAAAATTTATTGCTCGCAATCGCCATCTAACTAAGGGATTATGGATGGGTGTGGGTGGTAGTTTTGACGTCTTCGTGGGGGCCGTCAAACGTGCTCCAAAATGGTGGCAAACTCATCACTTAGAATGGTTTTACCGTTTAGTGACAGATCCGCGCCGTTTGAAACGCCAGCTTATCATTCCCCAGTTTATGTGGAAAATTCATCAACTTAAAAAATAA
- the proC gene encoding pyrroline-5-carboxylate reductase: MKVGFIGVGNMAKAIITGMVKAGFSGEDILVHSGHLEHYEAFAKQNQLVIEASNEAVAKKADVVVLAVKPTIAEAVLRSIKAELQTDKKLLASVVSGLSIAQMQAIIGNWPVLRVMPNVNVEIGEGMTGLAASGNLNLNLAPIKNGKYIFELVGKVMEISEADFSTFGAIAGSAPAYAYFFIDALSRAGVKYGLTKQAATEIAAQVVNGSAKMVLAADENPAALIDKVSSPGGTTVAGFLAMEEAGFMTSVVKGIDATIAKETEE, from the coding sequence ATGAAAGTTGGATTTATAGGTGTTGGAAACATGGCAAAAGCAATTATTACAGGGATGGTTAAAGCCGGTTTTTCTGGTGAAGACATTCTTGTGCATAGTGGACATCTTGAACACTACGAGGCATTTGCGAAACAAAATCAATTAGTGATCGAAGCTAGTAATGAAGCCGTAGCTAAAAAAGCGGATGTTGTGGTGTTGGCAGTTAAGCCAACCATTGCGGAAGCAGTTTTGCGATCAATCAAAGCAGAATTACAAACTGATAAGAAGCTCTTGGCATCAGTGGTTTCTGGATTAAGCATTGCACAAATGCAGGCGATTATCGGAAATTGGCCGGTTTTACGGGTCATGCCTAATGTGAATGTTGAAATTGGTGAAGGGATGACGGGACTCGCTGCTAGCGGCAATCTCAATCTAAATCTGGCACCTATAAAAAATGGAAAATATATCTTTGAATTGGTCGGGAAAGTGATGGAGATTTCGGAAGCCGATTTCAGCACATTTGGTGCAATTGCCGGAAGTGCGCCGGCATACGCCTATTTCTTTATTGATGCTTTATCGCGAGCAGGCGTTAAATACGGGCTAACTAAACAGGCAGCTACTGAAATTGCCGCTCAGGTGGTTAACGGCAGTGCCAAAATGGTGTTGGCGGCCGATGAAAATCCAGCCGCATTAATTGATAAAGTATCTTCGCCTGGTGGAACCACAGTGGCGGGTTTCTTAGCAATGGAAGAAGCTGGGTTTATGACCTCCGTTGTGAAGGGGATTGATGCCACGATTGCTAAAGAAACCGAAGAATAA